A DNA window from Shewanella baltica contains the following coding sequences:
- a CDS encoding YbaN family protein: protein MVLKRGLFLLLGLTALALGLLGIVLPLLPTVPFILLAAFCFARSSERLHYWLMTHPWFADALTQWQEQRAMRKGLKRKAMIVSALSFSVSIIVVPILWVKGLLLVMALVLLWYLKGIPEIAE, encoded by the coding sequence ATGGTATTAAAGCGCGGATTATTTTTATTGTTAGGTTTAACCGCGTTAGCCTTAGGTTTACTCGGTATCGTGCTGCCCTTGCTGCCGACCGTGCCGTTTATCTTGCTTGCCGCTTTCTGCTTTGCCCGCTCCAGTGAACGTTTACACTATTGGTTGATGACTCACCCATGGTTTGCCGATGCCTTAACCCAGTGGCAAGAGCAGCGAGCAATGCGTAAAGGATTGAAACGCAAAGCTATGATAGTCAGCGCGCTGAGTTTTAGTGTGAGCATTATTGTGGTGCCCATCCTTTGGGTAAAAGGTTTGCTGCTCGTGATGGCACTCGTCTTACTCTGGTATCTCAAAGGGATCCCTGAAATAGCGGAATAG
- a CDS encoding HvfC family RiPP maturation protein: MDFKQVQQSFIDYIRDPSSPLPADTDVRRMQVYRELFFNNVLGFVSNGFPVLKSLYSEEDWLALVQSFFSQHDCQSPIFIDIAGEFLDFLQQEYQPTANDPVFMLELAHYEWLELAVAVAQVSGDESQLSPAQILTQALCLSKTARVAQYHFEVQHIRQDYRPQQQLDAPVFFCLYQDADCEVCFLQLNPLSAQVLAFLQAQGQAGFQEIVDWLTITYPQMVPEVIEQGCSQLLEQLAAKGIVRGRQS, from the coding sequence ATGGATTTTAAGCAAGTGCAGCAATCCTTTATCGATTATATCCGCGATCCCTCTTCGCCATTGCCTGCGGATACTGATGTCCGGCGCATGCAGGTTTACCGCGAGTTATTTTTTAATAATGTGCTGGGATTTGTGTCGAACGGCTTTCCCGTGCTGAAAAGTTTGTATTCTGAGGAAGACTGGTTAGCTTTGGTGCAGAGCTTTTTTAGCCAGCACGATTGCCAATCGCCGATTTTTATCGACATCGCGGGCGAGTTTTTAGATTTTTTACAGCAGGAATATCAGCCCACGGCAAATGATCCTGTTTTTATGCTCGAATTAGCGCACTATGAATGGCTGGAGTTGGCCGTTGCGGTCGCACAGGTGAGTGGGGATGAATCTCAACTTAGCCCAGCGCAAATTCTGACGCAGGCGTTATGTTTATCGAAGACGGCGAGGGTAGCGCAGTATCATTTTGAGGTGCAGCACATTCGTCAGGATTATCGTCCGCAGCAACAACTCGATGCGCCAGTGTTTTTTTGTCTCTATCAAGATGCCGATTGTGAAGTGTGTTTCTTACAGTTAAACCCCTTAAGTGCGCAGGTGCTGGCATTTCTTCAAGCTCAAGGCCAAGCGGGTTTTCAAGAGATAGTTGATTGGTTAACAATCACTTACCCTCAAATGGTGCCAGAAGTTATTGAGCAAGGTTGTAGCCAGTTGCTCGAGCAATTAGCGGCCAAAGGGATAGTGCGCGGACGTCAGTCTTAA
- a CDS encoding HvfB family MNIO-type RiPP peptide maturase, giving the protein MNDQKNAAQVGLGLRREMLSEFCVQVPEAINFFEVAPENWMTLGGKFGRQFRELTEQHSFYCHGLSLSIGSPEPLDLTFVKNIKTFMDLHQIQVYSEHLSYCSGQGHLYDLMPIPFIDAAVKHVAARVKQVEDILERPLILENVSFYAAPGAHMSELEFVNAVLQEADCKLLLDVNNIYVNSINHQYDADTFLQAMPTERIAYLHIAGHYKQAEDLLIDTHGAAINDPVWALLQRCYALHGVKPTLLERDFNLPTTAELLLELNQIHAYQAAVSSQIQNSTHAVKRSA; this is encoded by the coding sequence ATGAATGATCAAAAAAATGCGGCGCAGGTAGGGCTGGGCTTACGGCGAGAAATGCTCAGTGAGTTTTGTGTACAGGTGCCTGAAGCTATTAATTTTTTTGAAGTGGCACCAGAAAACTGGATGACCTTAGGCGGTAAGTTTGGCCGTCAATTTCGTGAACTGACCGAGCAACATAGTTTCTATTGCCACGGTTTGAGCTTATCGATTGGTAGCCCTGAACCCTTAGATCTCACGTTTGTAAAAAACATCAAAACCTTTATGGATTTACACCAAATCCAAGTCTATTCCGAACACTTAAGTTATTGCTCAGGCCAAGGTCACTTATACGATCTCATGCCGATCCCTTTTATCGACGCAGCGGTAAAACATGTGGCGGCGCGGGTGAAGCAGGTCGAAGATATTTTAGAGCGGCCACTTATTTTAGAAAATGTGTCATTTTATGCCGCCCCCGGCGCGCACATGAGTGAACTTGAATTCGTCAATGCTGTGCTGCAAGAAGCCGATTGTAAGCTGCTACTCGATGTGAACAACATCTATGTGAACTCGATAAATCATCAATACGATGCCGATACCTTTTTACAGGCCATGCCGACGGAGCGCATCGCTTATCTGCATATTGCTGGGCACTACAAACAAGCTGAAGATCTGCTCATTGATACCCATGGCGCTGCAATTAACGATCCCGTGTGGGCATTGTTGCAACGTTGCTATGCCTTGCATGGGGTAAAGCCGACCTTGCTTGAGCGTGACTTTAATCTGCCGACAACCGCTGAATTGTTGCTCGAGCTAAATCAAATCCACGCTTATCAAGCAGCGGTCAGTTCCCAAATTCAAAATAGCACTCATGCTGTAAAGAGGAGCGCCTAA
- a CDS encoding tRNA-dihydrouridine synthase, which translates to MRVILAPMEGVVDALMRDILSTINPYDLLVTEFVRVVDQLLPEKVFLKLCPELLNKGNTPSGTPVRVQLLGQEPQCMGENALRAIELGSHGVDANFGCPAKIVNRSKGGAVLLQYPESVHDIVKAMRQAVPKEHAVTAKIRLGYEDKSLFMENAIAVYEAGATELAIHARSKVDGYRPPAYWEYITEVRKRLPIPVIANGEIWNSDDAKRCIEVTGCDSIMIGRGAISLPNLADTIKTGATPYTWAQTLGLMLSYTQRELNGRKSDYYPARIKQWFTYLNRQYPEADTLFRELRVFKTTEEIVAVLEAAQRNLGNES; encoded by the coding sequence GTGCGTGTGATTTTGGCTCCAATGGAAGGCGTAGTAGACGCTTTGATGCGTGACATTCTATCGACCATCAATCCCTACGATTTGCTCGTCACCGAATTTGTGCGTGTGGTTGACCAACTGCTGCCTGAGAAAGTCTTTCTCAAACTTTGTCCTGAGCTGCTCAACAAGGGTAATACTCCTTCGGGTACGCCAGTGCGAGTGCAGTTACTCGGCCAAGAACCCCAATGTATGGGCGAAAATGCCCTGCGGGCGATTGAACTCGGTTCACACGGTGTCGATGCCAACTTTGGTTGTCCAGCAAAAATCGTTAACCGCAGCAAAGGTGGCGCCGTATTACTGCAATATCCTGAGAGTGTGCACGATATTGTCAAAGCCATGCGTCAAGCGGTACCGAAAGAACATGCCGTGACCGCTAAAATACGTTTGGGCTACGAAGATAAGTCACTGTTCATGGAGAATGCCATTGCTGTGTATGAAGCCGGAGCAACTGAGCTTGCCATCCATGCGCGTAGTAAAGTCGACGGCTACAGACCGCCAGCCTACTGGGAATACATCACAGAAGTACGCAAACGTTTGCCGATCCCGGTGATCGCCAACGGCGAGATTTGGAACAGCGATGATGCTAAGCGATGTATCGAAGTCACCGGCTGCGACAGTATTATGATCGGCCGCGGGGCGATTTCATTGCCGAACTTGGCCGATACCATCAAGACAGGCGCAACCCCTTATACTTGGGCGCAAACCTTAGGGCTGATGCTCAGTTATACCCAAAGGGAACTCAATGGCCGCAAGAGCGACTATTATCCCGCCCGAATCAAACAGTGGTTTACCTACCTCAATCGTCAATATCCCGAAGCCGATACCTTGTTCAGGGAGCTGCGCGTGTTTAAAACCACAGAAGAAATCGTTGCTGTATTAGAAGCTGCGCAGCGAAACTTAGGCAACGAATCATAA
- a CDS encoding HvfA family oxazolone/thioamide-modified RiPP metallophore, translating to MNSVKKTAVAVALGSVVMSSAFAVNAQTSPFGFEAMDAGYQIVGSEGKCGEAKCGADMKKAAAEKAKEGKCGEAKCGAEMKKAAADKAHEGKCGEAKCGADVKKAAMAKAHEGKCGEAKCGADMKKTAEKVDAKVEAVKKEMK from the coding sequence ATGAATTCAGTTAAAAAAACAGCAGTTGCAGTAGCCTTAGGTTCAGTCGTAATGAGTTCAGCTTTTGCTGTCAATGCCCAAACCAGCCCGTTTGGTTTTGAAGCAATGGATGCGGGTTATCAAATTGTCGGCTCAGAAGGTAAATGTGGTGAAGCCAAATGCGGCGCGGATATGAAGAAAGCCGCCGCTGAAAAAGCCAAAGAAGGCAAATGTGGTGAAGCTAAATGTGGCGCCGAGATGAAAAAAGCGGCCGCAGATAAAGCCCATGAAGGCAAATGTGGCGAAGCGAAATGCGGTGCCGATGTGAAAAAAGCCGCGATGGCGAAAGCACACGAAGGTAAGTGTGGTGAAGCGAAATGTGGCGCGGATATGAAGAAAACCGCTGAGAAAGTTGACGCTAAAGTCGAAGCCGTTAAAAAAGAAATGAAATAA
- a CDS encoding TraR/DksA C4-type zinc finger protein, translating into MSTTHIRHELSELEANLRKELGALPPFLEVIGEHYASLSLTELIDTLAQTPLADHPLFCQLNKLDAAFCQLDLGLYGLCSDCEAEIETERLNQDPTEQRCASCAEHYQHEHRHELRLTH; encoded by the coding sequence GTGAGCACCACCCATATCAGACATGAATTGTCAGAGCTTGAAGCTAATCTAAGGAAAGAACTCGGCGCGCTCCCTCCGTTCCTCGAAGTCATAGGGGAGCATTATGCTAGCCTGAGTCTGACAGAGTTAATTGATACATTGGCGCAAACGCCACTGGCCGATCACCCGCTATTTTGCCAGCTGAATAAACTTGATGCCGCCTTTTGTCAGCTCGACTTAGGCCTCTACGGTCTTTGCTCGGATTGTGAGGCAGAAATCGAAACCGAACGCTTAAACCAAGATCCCACTGAACAACGCTGCGCCTCCTGCGCCGAGCATTATCAACACGAACATCGCCACGAGCTGCGCCTCACACATTGA
- a CDS encoding TonB-dependent receptor, whose product MRYLSLTAKAVRASLITVATSSVVFSGLGFSAMGNAAEENTKVERIEVTGSRIKQVDMETVSPVTVINAADIAMTGEKTVADVLNNSAINSFGSWRGISGYGSGASSTSNVNLRGLGSSATLVLLDGRRMPGTSSSSGSVADTSSIPMAIVERIEILRDGASAVYGSDAVAGVINIITKKEFEGFQLDYSTEQPSVEGGDANRLSLATGFNTDKGNITLTYEYYDTKAVMDRDIWRVDDSSYNAYSGYSSVPNGKYGPGNGSWYSNSDICEKTENTIDSGDGRCLYNHGNVTKLFGDQTRNSLLSNFSYEISENIKFRGRASASLAETETRYAGTPVSTNTPVMSADNKYNPVGEELVISMRGAQLGERDTLTETNNFDILGGFVGTIDSGNGIDWELNAQHATSTTNSFNYNLLNDDIIQQEIDSEQYDIFNTSGMSYEQWDQQMTDLYRKAAHTGVYQGKFESTQLDGLASTLLLDDGDFSVAMVGGLEYEMIKFKQTSDPESAAGIISGGSGGDDVDATRDRSAAYLELQVGLPANVEFSAAVRYERYEQEGTLTGPQGEVVNSSTFDAVVPKFGLSWRPIDTLLLRASYGDSFRAPNMSEMFSSQSLSFEKSVDSLWCNEPGNVDAIYCATNNQHKTWFGGNPDLEAEEGNSLTFGGVWNVTDAWNLELSYYSITYDNKIESIDVDDILRDEIKNGSSPYVTRGPDGKIEYIEAGIRNLATVETSGIDFVTAYNLETGFGDFNFKLDLTHVLDFKKQDNAESEMIDYAGTTDSPDWRGNFATSWKYDDFSAAWTVVYIGSQSASYFNELEKTDRYVDYDNYFKHNIQFGYTHAYNGSITVGVNNVFDAETPNYYTYADYRDVNVGLYDVLGRTYYLRINQKF is encoded by the coding sequence ATGCGCTATTTAAGTTTAACGGCCAAAGCCGTTCGTGCTAGTTTAATTACAGTGGCGACAAGCAGTGTGGTTTTTTCGGGATTAGGCTTTTCTGCAATGGGAAATGCAGCAGAAGAAAATACCAAAGTTGAACGCATTGAAGTGACGGGTTCTCGTATTAAACAAGTTGATATGGAAACTGTTTCACCCGTGACAGTCATTAATGCTGCGGATATTGCTATGACGGGGGAAAAGACCGTTGCTGACGTATTGAATAACTCTGCGATAAACAGTTTTGGTTCTTGGCGTGGTATTTCAGGTTATGGATCTGGTGCAAGCTCTACCAGCAATGTCAATTTACGCGGTTTAGGATCGTCTGCGACCTTAGTGTTATTAGACGGACGCCGTATGCCAGGGACGAGTTCGAGCTCTGGCTCAGTGGCAGATACATCTTCTATCCCTATGGCTATCGTGGAGCGTATTGAAATCCTGCGGGATGGCGCTTCAGCAGTCTATGGTTCCGATGCGGTTGCGGGCGTGATAAACATTATCACTAAGAAAGAGTTTGAAGGTTTTCAGCTTGATTACAGTACAGAGCAACCAAGCGTAGAAGGGGGCGATGCTAACCGTTTATCGCTCGCAACTGGCTTTAATACAGATAAAGGCAATATCACTCTCACCTATGAATATTATGATACAAAAGCGGTAATGGACCGTGATATTTGGCGAGTGGATGATTCAAGTTATAACGCCTATAGCGGATATAGCTCAGTACCAAACGGTAAATATGGACCAGGCAATGGTAGCTGGTATAGTAATTCAGATATATGTGAAAAAACGGAAAATACCATAGACTCAGGTGATGGTCGTTGTTTATATAATCATGGTAATGTCACCAAATTATTTGGCGATCAAACCCGTAATTCGCTGTTATCTAATTTCTCCTATGAGATTTCAGAAAATATAAAATTTCGAGGCCGAGCTTCTGCTTCATTAGCTGAAACTGAAACCCGTTATGCCGGTACGCCAGTATCAACTAATACCCCTGTGATGAGTGCCGATAATAAGTACAACCCAGTTGGCGAAGAATTAGTTATTTCTATGCGAGGCGCGCAACTTGGCGAGCGAGATACATTAACTGAAACCAACAATTTTGATATTCTTGGTGGCTTTGTTGGCACGATAGATTCAGGTAATGGTATCGACTGGGAATTAAATGCCCAGCATGCGACCTCAACAACAAACAGTTTTAACTACAATTTACTTAATGACGATATTATTCAGCAAGAAATTGATTCAGAGCAATATGATATTTTCAATACCTCTGGCATGAGTTATGAGCAGTGGGACCAACAGATGACAGATCTGTATCGCAAAGCTGCACATACTGGGGTTTATCAGGGTAAATTCGAAAGTACTCAATTGGATGGTCTTGCTTCGACCTTACTGCTCGATGACGGTGATTTTTCGGTCGCTATGGTCGGCGGTCTTGAATATGAAATGATCAAGTTTAAGCAAACCAGTGATCCAGAATCGGCCGCGGGTATTATCTCCGGCGGTTCGGGTGGTGATGATGTGGATGCCACGCGTGACCGTAGCGCCGCTTATTTGGAACTCCAAGTTGGCTTACCTGCCAACGTTGAGTTCTCTGCCGCAGTACGTTATGAGCGCTATGAGCAGGAAGGAACTCTCACAGGGCCTCAAGGGGAGGTGGTTAACTCATCGACCTTCGATGCCGTGGTGCCTAAGTTTGGTTTAAGCTGGCGTCCTATAGACACGCTATTACTGCGTGCTAGCTATGGTGACTCATTCCGCGCGCCGAATATGAGTGAAATGTTCTCGTCTCAATCTTTGAGTTTTGAGAAGAGCGTTGACTCATTATGGTGTAATGAACCCGGTAATGTGGATGCCATATATTGCGCTACCAATAACCAACATAAAACTTGGTTTGGTGGTAACCCAGATCTAGAAGCTGAAGAAGGTAACTCGTTAACCTTTGGCGGCGTTTGGAATGTCACTGATGCATGGAACTTGGAGTTATCCTATTACTCAATCACCTACGACAATAAAATTGAGTCGATTGATGTAGATGATATCCTGCGCGATGAAATCAAGAATGGATCGTCTCCCTATGTGACCCGTGGTCCAGATGGCAAGATTGAGTATATTGAGGCGGGAATACGTAATTTAGCCACAGTTGAGACCTCAGGTATCGATTTTGTAACGGCTTATAACTTAGAGACAGGTTTTGGTGATTTCAATTTCAAACTGGATTTGACTCACGTGCTTGATTTTAAGAAGCAGGATAATGCCGAATCAGAGATGATCGATTACGCAGGAACGACAGACTCACCCGATTGGCGCGGTAACTTTGCGACAAGTTGGAAATACGATGATTTCTCTGCCGCATGGACAGTCGTCTATATTGGTAGTCAATCAGCAAGTTATTTCAACGAGTTAGAAAAAACCGACCGTTATGTCGATTACGATAATTACTTTAAACACAATATCCAATTTGGTTATACCCATGCTTATAACGGCTCTATCACAGTAGGGGTGAATAATGTGTTTGATGCTGAAACACCAAACTATTATACCTACGCCGATTATCGCGATGTGAATGTGGGTTTATATGATGTGTTAGGTAGAACGTATTACCTGAGAATAAACCAGAAGTTTTAG